The genomic region ATAGCACTTGATTTATGAATTAACATTTGTTATTACAATTGGCAATAACAATTGTTTTAGACTATATCAGGACGATTGTTTAAAGAAATCACAGAAGAGCTGAAACAGAAGAAATGCAATTTCACACTAACACACAGCTACTTTTAATTTTCCTGTAATTTtttcagtggaaagaaaatcTACTCTTGATGCTGTACttgatttattgactgaaaTTGCACTTGACTATggtaaacaaaaaacacagctaTCAATGAAATTATATCtatttaatattttcaaaaaCTCCACTGCATTAGCACAGATCACATTTTGGACATCTAAATGTGCAAGTGTTTTCCACTCAACACATTTATGCCCAAATTTAAGTCTCTAAGgagctgtgtgtcattgtgaTATTGCGTGTTGATCATGGAAGAGATTAGTGAATGCTGATTAATGTACAGCAGTATATACTGTAGTAATTTCACAGTTAAATTTAGTGGTATTCCCCTCTTAATGGCATCATGTAGAGAGACAACAAGGCAGCATGTAGAGCTGTGCAGTTAATATGCCATGAAAACtgagttgtgtgaagttgctttCCAACAAAATCATCAGGAAATGATCAAATAATGCAGAATTCACTGGGAATGTTAAAAAAGTTGACAttcatttttatgctttttgtactaatttttccatactttcccATAAAATAccacatctaaaaaaaaatgcaacaaatcaACACGGCACCCAATCACCCAACTGGAGGATTTGTacagattttcttttaaaaaaaaaagcccataaTATTACATAGATGAAATAAACCATCTCAGCaatcagctgaaaaatgaacCATCTATTTATGTGCTTATATCAATGACTGTTAGGGGTGTAACAGTTCACTAAATTCACAGCTCaccttgatttttaaaattttaaatgtataaaaaactaaCATAATTTGGGCTGTTTTTTGTGTACAGACCGAATGCAGTACGAATAtgtgtattgttacacccctaatgactgtatataaagatggacaacacttctccacttcctcccactgtacaaaaatgaagccagaatATCCCAGATatggccgctgccatcttgggCTGCTGATGCCATTTGGAGTCAGAGTCTACGCTGTAGCGATCTCTGTGGTATTGAATTCCagttggcacacacagctgtcacttaAGACATCAAACCccttttttatagcatcaaataactaattaaaaccaaacttatccaaaaaaaaacaacactagaAATAAACCAGCtttgtactttgattttttagtttggcccatgtcccatctgctaacatggagggggcagggTTTATGACCTCTACTGTAGCCGGTCACCAGCCTGCGATCAAAATGGCTTGGCTTCGTTTTTTTggaagctgtcatgtcgtccatctttatatacagtctatggttcacATCCTAAAATAAATCTCATGACACTGTGAGCATTCAGACACAGTATCCACACAGCAAAATTGTCACCAAATATTTGGATATCAGGTTCAAGCACGTGCTGCACCAAAAGTGTATCAGTATGTAATTTGATCAGAGTGGGTCATTTAATGGCTTACATAGTCAAACCACTGCTGTGACGCTACTCTACAAAAGCATAAAGTGTATATTAGACAAAGCtgacagtggtgtgtgtgtgtgtgcgtgtttttcTGCCTTATTTTTATAATGCAGTGATGGTATAAAGCCCCTAAGTTTTAATGGAAAGACTTCCTTATGTCAGAATTGGTCTTTTAAATATTATATTGACACAGACATTACTAAATCccaacattacatttttagcaTTGCTGCATACGCTTAAATCTTGACTTGCTGCATGGCTATCTGCTCTCCCTGAAATGTTTTTGGGTAGTTACATGTAAGAGCGGTGCTTCCAGATCATAGATCCTATTAGAAATATTAGAAATCAAGCCTCGTCCTGTGATGTGTTTGAGTCGTTACTATACTACATCCTGGTGAGGTGGCTGCCCTCCTTTGAACCTTGTGTGTCTAGGCAGGAAACCATTGCTTATCTTCATGTGAATCATAAACCCCTCTACACATCCTTGCTTAAATCCCTGAGGCTTACAATGACACTGTATTCTGGTTAATCCCAAAAATGACCCTCATGCTCTTGTATGTGCATATTTCATGTCAGTGTTTCTCACATTAACACATTTCCTGCACCATAATTTACACTGTTACATGCAGttgcacacacaaatgtattAAACACTGAATTTAATTTCCCTAAACCTACCCAAAATACCTAATGAATAATTGCATGAATTGGCTGCTGTCctcattttgtctttattatcGAGCTGTTCTCACGAACGTACACTTGTCTTCTCCTGTACGGAGATTATTATTCTGTATTTAACAGCTCTATTTATGGGAGTTGACAACTGCACGCTACAAGGATGTCTAATTGGGGCACAGCctggttttattgttgtttgtctgttgtgttGATGTGATGCAGCAACTCTGTCCATTTGTCTTCCACAGAGAGTGAACCCAGGGATGCAGGAACCGACCAGAAAAGCTCCGGCATCATTCGCCTGCACACCATCAAACAGATCATTGACCGGGTGAGAAGCTAGACgtgcacacacatttatttatgcaGACAAAATGTAGACATATGAACATCTTTTGACAGATTTGTTATGGTAATGAAAAGGTATGTACAGCTcactgctgccctctgctgtaCTGCACTCTGGTGTACACAacactgtatgtaaaaaaaaaaaaaaaaaaaaaaaaaaaacatccttagCTTGAATGTTAACCCTGGAAATGCTCACGATAtggaaataaacacactgacaatatgttaatgtttttgtttttatttgatttctgTGTATGAAGGACAAGCATGCAGTGCTGGACATCACGCCGAATGCAGTGGACCGTCTGAACTACGCCCAGTGGTATCCAATCGTGGTGTTTCTCAACCCAGACACAAAGCAGGGTGTCAAGAACATGAGGACCCGCCTCTGCCCCGAGTCCAGGAAGAGTGCCAGGAAGCTCTATGAGCGAGCCCTTAAATTAAGGAAGAACAACCACCACCTCTTCACCAGTGAGTCCAGTGGGAGGAAGGGAAGACGGGGTAGACGGGTGGGGATGGTAGAGATTTTACAGGCAGCACAGACACATTTCAAAGGCAGTTGACAATTGAGTGCCGCATTGTTGGAGGCTGCCTGGCCCTGTTCTGTCAGACTCCTTACAAACGCTTGTTCAGCACTGACCGTCACACAAGAGCACCCACAGGGCCCCTTTCTCAGCATGCACTCTTTCTGTCAAGTGGTGTGACCATGTTTTAGGAGCATCTGTTGTCGATAAAGATATTAGAGAAGTCCTAGAAAGTATTCTTCTTGGCTCTTTGCAGCGCACACATTTCTTTACATAATCTGTCCAAACAACTACTACACACCGAGCTGCATCTGTACCTCTACGCCTTTATCTACTGGATTTCATTTGAAAGTTATCCTCAAAATCAAGCCTCATAATCACGTCCCACTGCAATTACTGTATGTAAAACTTGGAAACGGATAAAAGtgggacatttttatatttagaaTCTGACACATGGGACTAGGCAATGTGGGAAGGTACCTCCAAGCTGCCTGTTTATCTCCTTGAGACTGAGGTAGAGCAGTTCCTTAACTTTGCATTTTAAGTATCTCTTTCTAGTATGTTGTTATTGGTTTGCACATTTTATTCAAAACAAGGTACTTgcttctccactgtgattgtGACTGCCTTTATAagatcgtgtgtgtgtgcgtgtgtgtgtgactgtgtgtgactgtgtgtatctgtctgtctgcagctactctcacaaactactggaccaatcagtcaaatattttgtgtatggctgtatgctcaaggatctCTTGTGGTTGCAGCGATTCAAAATTGTtgaaaaacttgttttattgactgttttttaCCATCACTAACTGACTCCTCATTTCTCTTAATCCGCCGGTACGGGCTGCATGTTTTCTGGACATCTGCTCGGCTAAAACAAGAACCCTTACCTAGTATGTTGCaagccacattttggccttcgcCGTGGCTCAGTacctgacatccatagaaaagtttggtcatTTTGAACAGGCctatctgcagattaattccatacctggTATGTTGGTTACGAGATGACTTGGTCCCCGTTTTTTGTTATCTTAGCTGCCCCATGACTGTAAGGAAGCCAGGAGAGACATTTTCTCCGGCTGTAGCTCTTAGCATTCCACCTGTGGCTCAGTTTTGCCTGTCAACTACATGGGGTCATACCACACTGGGGGGCATTTTAGAAGTGGAGTGCTTTGCCTGCCTAATTTTGTGGACTTAAggttttgttgatttggtcatttttctttGATATTAGTTTTGACTGTAAGCAAGTAGGCAGGTTACGTAGTTAAATGGTTTCTGTCGTTGTCTGttgtaattgtgtttattgtatttCCTCCATCGTTGTCCTGTAGCCTACAGATAACATTGACACCGTTAGAAGTCCAGTTATGAATGACAAATCAAAGATATGTGGCTGTATTTAAGTTACAAATACATTTGTGAACTAAGTCCTAGCAGGAGTCCTTTTCAGACACGATGCTAATCATGTAAAAGTGGCAAAGCATTTATGGATTAGAGTGCACGTCTAAAAGGGACTTTAGATTTCATGGTTGTACTTAATTGGTATTTGAAAAGTTTTTGGCACTCAGTTGATTGGagagatgtgtttttttcttttctttctgctctttcctctctgtgtaTTTAGCGACCATTAACTTGAACAACATGAATGATGGTTGGTTTGGAGCGCTGAAAGAGataatacagcagcagcagaaccagCTGGTGTGGGTTTCAGAGGGCAAAGTAAGtaagacgcacacacacaaacacaaatgtgtaGACTAGAAATGCTCTTTTCTCACTCCCTCTCCCACTTTGCCTTTTGTTCCCCAGGCTGATGGCGCAGCTGAGGATGACTTGGACATCCACGATGACCGCCTGTCCTACCTATCGGCGCCAGGCAGTGAGTATTCCATGTACAGCACTGACAGCCGCCACACCTCCGACTACGAGGACACGGACACAGAGGGTGGAGCCTACACCGACCAGGAGCTGGACGAAACGCTGAATGACGACGTGGGTCCACCCACGGAGCCTGCCATCACCCGCTCCTCTGAGCCTGTCCGTGAGGACCCACCTGTCATCCAGGAGCCCCCTGGCTACGCTAGCTACACTCACACAGTGCAGCCGGACCCCCTGAACCGCATCGACCCGGCTGGATTCAAGGCACCAGTGCCGCAGCAGGTAGCGTTTCTGAGAGCTGCACGTCTTCCCTGTTGTCTGGAGGACGTGGTTTGCGTTAGAAGGGTTTTCTGGAGGCGCTATTGAAggcacttttttatttttacagttaatCTGTCTATCTACTGTTACCAAACAATATCAGTGGGAAAGTGAAAACTTCTGTGGTCAGGTATTTATcgcaatatataaatattatatataatatatatatatctatatttatgatattatttattttatctatttgcCTTTATGTATTTGTTGATTGATGTTTGTGAgcgtgttttttatttttgaaaaggagaAGAACTTCTACAGAAGTTTTACTGTTACTCTTGTACTCTGTATTACCACAAGCTGTCTTATTGGTGTGACTGTTGCTGATGTCACTGGGAAAAGAAACTTATGATTGATGTCTAAGTGTCTGTACCAGTACTCACCTATGTGCACTTCCTACATTTGTTCTACCTGTGATCGAGACTGTGACAATACGACACAAGAAAGTATTATGTGCATGTTGGAAATGCCAGTGTTAAACCAGTGTACCTGTGAAATGTATTTATCAACACCCAATTGGCCGTTGTGACACCCAAATCTAAACCTTTGTCGTCTCATGATGTGTTAATGAAcataaaaggggaaaaaagaaactaCTGTATTGTAACCGTagaattaaaatcaaattagtATACTCTAACAATGAAAACTTGTCCCTCTGCTAATTCCTAACTCTCGCATGACATTGGTTGATCTACAGCTACTGTTAAATGTGGAGGCGGGTGATTGGCTGTTTGACTCCGTGTAATCTGTAGGCACAAGTGAGGAGCAGACCGTTGTAGAGGGGCTGCGGAGGTAGTAGCACTTGTTAGTACTGCACCGTAGTGTCAGCGCGTGTTATTAAACATTTCTGAACCACTTCACAGAAAGCAGAGGCCGCTGCCGTCCCTAGCATCCCCCAGCAGCCTGAGCCCCTGGCTGAGACAGTGCCCCCTGCTGTCGACGTTACTGTAAAAACTGTAGGGGGTCTGAGCCCTGACGAGgctcctgcagctcctcacAGCCAGCCAAGCCCCATCCCGGAGGCTGGCTCACTTAGGAGGCCCACCCCTGAGCTAACCCCCCAGAGCGTCACACCAGAACCTCTACAGTCTGGACTGGCCAGTTCAGAACCAAAGGTATCCATCTGACCGTCACTGGACGCTCCGTGATCCGGCTCAGCTCAGCTCGGTCTGACCCGGCTGAcctcctgtgctgctgctgctgcctgtctaCCTACCTACCTCCTGCTGCCacgcttctctctctctccttccgcCCTGCATGTCTGCTGACCACAGTGCTGCCCagaagagacagagatgtgtgtgtgtgtgtatgtgtgtgtgagtgggtgttcTTGTGCAAGAGCGTGGATGTGAGTGCACGTGCCAGAGTGCGAGCAAATGCTGGTAAACAACAGTGGGCTTGGAGGTGATGGCTGTGCTGATAATGCCTACATATAGAGGAGCAGCGGAAAACCTGCGGCTCTCACTGTTGCTTATCCTCTTTGCATGGCTGCAACATGTTTGCCTCGTTCTCTGTTAACCACTAGAAGTAGATTTCTTTGTGACGCATTTATCAGTGCAGACTGAATGGACCGTTTATTTGTAAAAGTAGCCATTAATTTTCCAaccattttatattttatttttgaaatatagCCATGGCTGAATAACCTAGACAACCTCAACAGACGTGTCCTGCAGATTTGGATGGATAATTAATGGTTACTTCTCAGTTATcagaattttaaatatgtttttgtacaATGGTTATGTGCTtgtaatattaaatattattgtGGATGTTTAAGTTGCCATTATCTTTGCACCAAGACAGTAGGTGGCATTTTCACTTGTGAATGCAGAAGGGCAGAACCCCCAAAATACTAGCCAAATTATTGACATTATATTTCTGAATTCCGTTTTCACATTCTGCCACTTCGGACAAGAAAAATGCATCCCAttgttttgatgtattttttttaacaactttgttattttgttaatttaatttcagtgtttaatttggAGCTGCAGTGGTGCAATGTGATGTTTTCAAGCTGCAATAAGTGTTTGGCTGTGCTGCGATTTCTATTTAATCTACTATATTATCTGACCAGTAACCCCTCCCTCTCAGTTTCTCTATTTCAGGTCTTTCCCTTCTTGTTTCTTCTGCAATTAATTTTACGGACTTGTTTTAATATTCTCCTTTTCTCAACCTTTGACTGATTAAAATCAGTCCAGTTTTTCATATCACACATTTTACATCTGTGTAGTATGTTAGTGCAGTTGCTAACCCTCTTCtttgttgtgtatttgtttggtaGATGTTTCAGAAGGATCCATACAGCACAGACAACACGGGGAGAATCGGTCACAGTATGAAGCCTGTGGCTTACAACCCTCAGCAGGGATATCACCCTGACCAGCAGCCATACAGAGATTACGACCACCCACCCAGTCGGTATGATGTAAGCAGCAGTGGAGTCAGCAGCGGAGGTGGTTACCCAGAACCAAAGTACCGAAACTATGACTCTAACCCGCCCTATGAGAACAGCGTGCCTCACTACGACCAGCAACAGTGGAACCCCTACAGCCAACCACTCTCTACTGCCAACTCCCAGGGATACGATCCCCGTTTGCCATACGGTGACGGCCCTGACTCCCAGTACACCCCTCCTCTCCGCTACGACGAGCCCCCACCTCAGCAGGGATTCGACGGACGGCCTCGCTATGGTAAGCCGACCGCTCCGGCTCCTGTCCGTTATGATgaccctccacctcctgctccAGGGCCTGACATGCACTACGACCAGGATCCTCACCTGAGCACGTACCCCCCAGCGGCCCACTCCCCAGACCCTGCTGCCCAGCGGTCTGCCTATAACCAGGGACCAACACCGCAACAAAAGAGCTACAAACCTCAGCAGTATGACCCTGCTCATGTGAACTCTGAAACCAGCCCCACACCTCCTCCCAAAGCAGAGGCGCCCTCACCTGCCCCTGCAGATGCTCCAAAGCCTTTCCCTGCCAGAGAGGAGCAACAGGAGGACCCAGCCATGCGGCCACAGTCAGTCCTGACAAGGGTCAAGATGTTTGAGAACAAACGCTCTGTATCCGTGGATAGAGCCAGAGATGCAGGGGATTCATCTGGGAGCAAGGTAAACTTATTAGCTTTGTAGTTATATTACATAATGCAGCTTATGCAGTAAGAGTAGTTATTCGAGTGCTTTAAAGGTAACTAGGGTATTTTTCAAATTGAACCCTGTTTTCTCaaatttttgtgtcaaagtgacaAGAGTTTGGAAAGTGGTCTAGTATTGAGCATGCCAACACTGGTAAAGCGGGCTGCAGTGCAACCAATCGAGGCATTTggcaccatcaatttacatccacttaaagtgcttgtttttgccactgacaggctcaaattgttatTACCAGTGTCAGATAACTTATGGTGcagatccctacagagacagacctttttgttaaagactaagatcctttttgtttaatcagaaacagccccaaatttGCTATTGCCAAACCCATcggactccatttaaataaacagtaattttagcatttaTAGAGGCAGCatcttttcacatttaactgggtgaattaagggtttattcaACCAAATCAGAGTTAGTTATAGTTAAACAGTAGAGAGACGAACCAAGACTgcttttgttagtttgtttctgtCAGTTGTGAATGAATTGGGATTTATGATGATAGAATTACTGTTTATTGCCTTTATTGGTGTCTGGTgggttcatgtttttgtgtccaagtgactaatCAGAGCAACAATATTTTGAAAGTGGTCCAGTAATAAGAGAGtagcgatttcagggctgtttctggataaacaaaaaggatcttactccttaacagaaaggtctatctctgtagggatcctctcCATAAGTTTTCAGATACTTAtcataacaatctgagcctgtcagtggcaaaaacaagcactttgagTTTACATAAACTGACAGTGCCAAATACGCGATGTGGTTACAGTGCAGCCTCTTTCACGGCTTCTAGCTGTGGCATACTCTCTTATTACTGGACcactttcaaaatgttgttggtctgattagtcacttagacacaaaaacatgtaaaaaatagggtccaggttgaaaaataccgaagttaccctttaacttGTACCTTTGCTTTTCAACTTCTTGAGAAATAAgcacattgttgttgttgttgttgttgtgtgtgtgtgtgttttttttgtcctgctGATAAGGTTTATTGCTTTTGCTATTACAGGCAGCTGATTTACCTTTGAAAGCAGGTGGAGTCATCCCTAAAGCAAATTCTCTGAGCAACTTGGATCAAGAGAAGACGTTTAGGTAAGCCTTTGCTTTTGCTCCTGTAACTGCATTTTTGGTCACCCTGAGTAATATCACAGTGAAATTGTGTAGTTAGTCACTTTGACCAGTCATTGACCAGTTTGCTAAAGCACCTTCATTGTGTCATGGTAAACTCTTCGTCTGCTGTTTCAGAGCCCCAGGTCCTCAGCAGCCTCAGTCCAAGGCAGCTGATGACATCGTGCGCTCCAACCATTACGACCCCGATGAGGACGAGGACTACTACAGGAAGCAGCTTTCTTACTTTGACAGGCTCCAGGCCGGTCCCAACAAACCCCAGCCACAAGCACAAACAACTAACAACTACCCCAGGTGATGCTCAGTCACATACACATTCCCAGACATGCCGAGTATAATATCCTCATCAAACATATTTGATTTTTCCTCTTAGATGATCTGGAGATTTAATGTGTCTTTTCCAGCTTTCCTTCCAACTATCTTTAGCAGCCTTTGTGGTTTTATGATCAGTTTCTTGGTCATTTTAATGCAAATCTTCAGTTGGTTGTTTTGGTCTTTTGATGTAGGACGGAGTCAGTGGAGAAACCAAGTCCAGTGGAGAAAAAATATGAACCAGTTCCCCAGGTGACGCCATCTCTGCCACCAGCCACGCTCCCCAAACCCGCAACTGAAGGTAAGATTTACTGTGTTACATCCAAGGGGGGAAAATGCAGTCAGGATTTTATGTTACACAAGACTGTAATCACGTGAAGATGCACCTGTGTACTGTCTCACACTGTACTTTGTCTCTTCCACAGCCAAGCCTCCCGGCCGAGACGACACTGTCCAGACCAACTTCCTGCCTCACAAGAGTTTCCCTGAGAAGTCCCCAGTTAACGGCACAAGTGAACATCCTCCAAAAACAGCTCCACCAGCAACCAGCTACAACCGCTACACGCCCAAGCCCTACACAACATCTGCCAAGCCTTTTGCTCGCATGTTCGACAGTCCTAAATTCAACCACAACCTTCTGCCCAACGACAAGCCGGATACTGCTCCAAAGGTAAACAGCAGTCGCATGTGAACTTAAATTTAAATCAAGTaaatagatgacatcatttaacTGTAGCTCTCAGATTTGGTACCAAGTCAAAAATATAAGCGACGCTTTTCTGTAATTCTCCGTATATTTGATCTCATACTGACCTCACTGTTCACCTAACTCACTTTTTTACAGTTGGTTTAAGGCATTTCTCTCTGTTGATTTCGCTATCTAAAAAACTTTTCTGTGGCTATAACTTTGTCACAGTTGGTAATTCCCCATTACTAAGAACAGATTGGTCTGAAATATATGTTACTGGGGTTCCCTGAGGTTCTTAAACAGTCTTAAAAGACACTGAATTCATTTatctaaaaataattaaattaaaatgtctgaaatcaATCTTTAAAAAGTCACGAGTCATGATCGTGATGGTTGCCACAGGGACTTAAAACCATCCTAAGCAAAGCAGAGTGTGGTTTTCCCTTGCtccctttcctcctctgacATCACTTGATTAAGACGTCAAGATTCATGCAAATATCCAGCTCCCAGCTCTTATGCTATGCCTCACTGCTGCTGTCTTCCCCTACAGTTTAACACTTTCCCCTCCTGTGTTTGAAACAGGGCCGGAGCTCCAGCCCAGTGAAGCCTCAGATTCCCCCGCAGCCCCAGAACACAGACCACGACAGTGGCCTGGACACTTTCACACGCACTATGGACCACCGCTCCAAACACCAGCACAACAACATCAACGCTGTGCCCAAGGCCATCCCTGTGAGGTAACAAACTCCGTCTGACTACATACTAAATGTAAACTACTCTGCTGAATATGAGAGTGTGAAAGTAAAGGTGTCTCTCCCCTCAGCCCCAGTGCcctggatgatgatgaggatgaagatgagGGCCACACAGTGGTTGCAACAGCTCGAGGTATCTTCAACAGCAACGGCGGCGTCCTGAGCTCCATCGAGACAGGTGTCAGCATAATTATCCCGCAGGGTGCCATCCCTGAAGGTGTGGAGCAGGAGATCTACTTCAAGGTCTGCAGAGACAACAGCATCCTGCCGCCACTCGACAAGGAGAAAGGTAACTTATATCATTATCAGTCACATCTAAATTCAGGGTTCACAAAAGGTGCTTTAAGTGATTGAATTCATTTATGTTTAAGTCCCTAAATATAAAAGGGTGTGCTTGAATAAGGACTTGAATGTGTTTGAATTGTATTTCTTAATGTCTGTATCAACCCTGTAAATTATTCAATGCTTTATGAAACCAGTCTTTTAGAGTATAATTGTACATGTTGTCCTTTTGGGAGATGTGCTGGATCTAAAGTAGGATTGTTTCCACCATATTCCCAGGCGTACAAAGCCTACCAGCACCGTCGGGTATAAAATGCATTCAGGaccagcctgtgtgtgtttatttataatCGTCCTGAATTCTGTGTTTACAGGAGAGACTCTGCTCAGCCCTCTGGTGATGTGTGGACCTCACGGCCTCAAGTTTTTGAAGCCTGTGGAGCTGCGCTTACCTCACTGTGCGTCTATGACCCCTGATGGTTGGTCTTTTGCTCTAAAATCCTCCGACTCCTCGTCGGGTATGCTGTGCTCTCTCTGTTCTTTCGGGGTCGTTTGGGCTGGCTGTGTGACAATTTGAGGGTTGTGGGTCActgttttataattattattgtttgtagTGTTACCCCTATTTTTGATTCTCTTCATTAGAAATcaattgaggaaaaaaaataacaagataATTTGGTCAGTCACCATATCTGAGAATCAATCTACGGGTAAACCCTCtttaaatttatatatatataatttatggCTTTGGTTGATTCATTCTCATCATTTAGTTAACTCACCCACTCAATCTCTCATTCACTGTATCACTGATTTCCTGTATTTGGTGTTCAGATCAAAGTCTCTGCTCATGCTGAAATTGcagtttttctctctcagttttCACCTCTTGAGTCATTTTAACAAGCTTCTCTTCTTTCATTTAACATCCATGCATCAAACACTTGGCTGTATAACAATTTAATTTCATCAGGTAGACGTATAATGCATGCTGCTCTGCCCTGAGTGATTTGTCTCACATAGCCACCCAAATCCTGACCTGAAGAACAGTTTGTAAAGATCTCTGCAGAAATTGGGACACAGTCATAACCAATACTGCCTGTATCTACCTTTATCCTGCAGAAAACAAAGACGTCTCGTTACCATGTCGAAATATAGCTCTCTAAATTTAGCTTCTGTCTCATTTCGAGGTAGCTTTCAGGTGGCAAGAAAATGAATTTTCCTGTTAATTTGTTTTCCAGACTGGCTTCAGTTTGTTTACTAAAAAGAGAGGTTGTGAAATTGGATCTTGGGTAAAAACAGGGAAATAGAAGTAATCAAACAGATAAATAATTCACAGCTCTCAGAGGTTGCTGGAGATGATTCAGGCAAATCCCTTCAGATAATTGAAACTCCTTCTCAGTAAACGGTTACTTCACGGACCAAACTCGTAACACTCTGAGATAACTCAATTCTAATATCTGTTTTTGAGGCGTAACCGGGCCTGATTAACCACCTAATAAAGACGTTCCTGTGAAAGTCAAATTAAAACCACGAAACAGATTACTCTTTGAGAAGTGAATGTTCATGTTTAGCATTGAAATTGATCAGCAATGTAGAATTTAGAGCAAAAAATGAGATAGAGGGAGGACGTTGCACAGATCATGTTAATGGAAATCAAAAGCAATATAGACCATCAGTTAGTCTGTCATGTAACTGAGCAAACAAACGTCCTCGTGGAGAGGTTGAGCTTCAGCTGAGAacgttttaaaagaaaacagaagaaagtATCTAATTCCTGCTTTCCCTTTTCTCAACACTGTCCCTCTCACATCTCACGTCTTCAAAAACAGTGGTAATTTTGGCAGTGGTCAGGATTAGCTGTTAATTAGCCTCATTTTAAGGATGAGACTTGAAGGGCTGAATGAGATGTG from Epinephelus moara isolate mb chromosome 1, YSFRI_EMoa_1.0, whole genome shotgun sequence harbors:
- the tjp1a gene encoding tight junction protein ZO-1 isoform X3, with translation MKYQKYITVMQMAMGVTASNKDCLPAKRQLWVTPPDGETSPSGAPGCSDGLTGAIGGAGAMAMPATSTLSLPMSQGKPSLRRIKGRIHRSKSLDSMDLLDSNSAAMEETVIWEQHTVTLHRAPGFGFGIAISGGRDNPHFQSGETSIVISDVLKGGPAEGLLQENDRVVMVNAVSMDNVEHAYAVQQLRKSGKNAKITIRRKRKVQIPVSRPGDRETMSEHEEEDSDEEDGYDHHSGRGGQSAYGGASGGTGRRPDRERSNSGRRDNSASRERSISPRSDRRSQASSAPPRPSKVTLVKSRKNEVEYGLRLASHIFVKDISPESLAAWDGNIQEGDVVLKINGTVTENLSLIDAKKLIERSKGKLKMVVQRDERATLLNIPDLDDSIPSANNSDRDDISEIHSLTSDHSNRSHGRGSRSRSPDRPEPSDLLRHSPRQISNGSHRSRDEERVSKPGAMSTPVKSSDDGVLSQASDQASSRDDKQLPPLPEPKPVYAQPGQPDVDLPVSPSDAPVPSAAHDDSILRPSMKLVKFKKGESVGLRLAGGNDVGIFVAGVLEDSPAAKEGLEEGDQILRVNNVDFANIIREEAVLFLLDLPRGEEVTILAQKKKDVYRRIVESDVGDSFYIRTHFEYEKESPYGLSFNKGEVFRVVDTLYNGKLGSWLAIRIGKNHQEVERGIIPNKNRAEQLSSVQYTLPKTPGGDRADFWRFRGLRSSKRNLRKSREDLSAQPVQTKFPAYERVVLREAGFLRPVVLFGPIADVAREKLAREEPDIFELAKSEPRDAGTDQKSSGIIRLHTIKQIIDRDKHAVLDITPNAVDRLNYAQWYPIVVFLNPDTKQGVKNMRTRLCPESRKSARKLYERALKLRKNNHHLFTTTINLNNMNDGWFGALKEIIQQQQNQLVWVSEGKADGAAEDDLDIHDDRLSYLSAPGSEYSMYSTDSRHTSDYEDTDTEGGAYTDQELDETLNDDVGPPTEPAITRSSEPVREDPPVIQEPPGYASYTHTVQPDPLNRIDPAGFKAPVPQQKAEAAAVPSIPQQPEPLAETVPPAVDVTVKTVGGLSPDEAPAAPHSQPSPIPEAGSLRRPTPELTPQSVTPEPLQSGLASSEPKMFQKDPYSTDNTGRIGHSMKPVAYNPQQGYHPDQQPYRDYDHPPSRYDVSSSGVSSGGGYPEPKYRNYDSNPPYENSVPHYDQQQWNPYSQPLSTANSQGYDPRLPYGDGPDSQYTPPLRYDEPPPQQGFDGRPRYGKPTAPAPVRYDDPPPPAPGPDMHYDQDPHLSTYPPAAHSPDPAAQRSAYNQGPTPQQKSYKPQQYDPAHVNSETSPTPPPKAEAPSPAPADAPKPFPAREEQQEDPAMRPQSVLTRVKMFENKRSVSVDRARDAGDSSGSKAADLPLKAGGVIPKANSLSNLDQEKTFRAPGPQQPQSKAADDIVRSNHYDPDEDEDYYRKQLSYFDRLQAGPNKPQPQAQTTNNYPRTESVEKPSPVEKKYEPVPQVTPSLPPATLPKPATEAKPPGRDDTVQTNFLPHKSFPEKSPVNGTSEHPPKTAPPATSYNRYTPKPYTTSAKPFARMFDSPKFNHNLLPNDKPDTAPKGRSSSPVKPQIPPQPQNTDHDSGLDTFTRTMDHRSKHQHNNINAVPKAIPVSPSALDDDEDEDEGHTVVATARGIFNSNGGVLSSIETGVSIIIPQGAIPEGVEQEIYFKVCRDNSILPPLDKEKGETLLSPLVMCGPHGLKFLKPVELRLPHCASMTPDGWSFALKSSDSSSGDPKSWQNKSLPGDPNYLVGANCVSVLIDHF